A part of Saliniradius amylolyticus genomic DNA contains:
- a CDS encoding electron transfer flavoprotein subunit alpha/FixB family protein, which yields MAVLVYAEHDGQALKPETGKLVSAARQMGDELHLLVAGDNCQAMAEAAAKYEGVAKVLVAEHANYAHQLAEPVAALVQELGKDYSHIVAAASTTGKNFMPRAAALLDVNMISDIIAVDSDDTFVRPIYAGNAIATVQSSDAIKVITVRASAFEDTAEGGGAEVQALDLAKDYAKSRFAGEQLTESERPELTAAKVVISGGRGMQNGDNFKLLEGIADKLGAGIGASRAAVDAGFVPNDMQVGQTGKIVAPDLYIAVGISGAIQHLAGMKDSKVIVAINKDEEAPIFQVADYGLVGDLFEVLPELESKL from the coding sequence ATGGCGGTATTAGTTTATGCAGAACACGACGGTCAGGCGTTAAAACCCGAGACCGGCAAGCTGGTCAGTGCCGCCAGACAAATGGGCGATGAGCTGCACCTGTTAGTGGCTGGGGATAACTGCCAGGCCATGGCCGAAGCGGCGGCAAAATATGAGGGTGTGGCTAAGGTGCTCGTCGCCGAGCACGCCAACTACGCCCATCAACTGGCCGAGCCGGTAGCCGCCCTGGTGCAGGAGCTGGGTAAAGACTACAGCCATATTGTGGCGGCGGCTTCCACCACGGGCAAAAACTTTATGCCCCGTGCGGCGGCGCTGCTGGATGTGAATATGATCTCCGACATCATCGCCGTGGACAGCGACGATACCTTTGTGCGGCCCATCTACGCCGGCAACGCCATCGCTACGGTGCAGTCTTCGGACGCCATCAAGGTGATTACCGTGCGCGCCAGTGCCTTTGAAGATACAGCCGAAGGCGGCGGTGCCGAGGTGCAGGCGCTGGATCTGGCAAAAGATTACGCCAAGTCCCGTTTCGCGGGCGAGCAGTTAACCGAGTCCGAGCGTCCCGAACTGACTGCCGCCAAGGTGGTGATTTCCGGTGGCCGTGGCATGCAAAACGGCGACAATTTCAAGCTGCTGGAAGGAATTGCCGATAAGCTCGGTGCCGGCATCGGCGCTTCACGTGCCGCCGTGGATGCGGGCTTTGTGCCCAATGATATGCAGGTGGGTCAGACCGGTAAGATTGTCGCCCCCGATTTGTATATCGCGGTGGGCATTTCCGGCGCCATCCAACATCTGGCGGGCATGAAAGACTCCAAGGTGATCGTGGCCATCAACAAGGATGAAGAAGCGCCTATCTTCCAGGTGGCCGATTACGGCCTGGTGGGAGATTTGTTTGAGGTGTTGCCCGAGCTGGAAAGCAAACTGTAA
- a CDS encoding 3-oxoacid CoA-transferase subunit B, which produces MALTREQIAMRVAQEFKDGSYVNLGIGIPTLAANYVPDGVAVMLQSENGLLGMGRYPTEDEVDADMINAGKETVTASVGASIFSSAESFAMIRGGHVDFTVLGAFEVDCNGNIASWMIPGKLVKGMGGAMDLVAGAKNIIVTMTHADKHGNSKLLKECKLPLTGVNCITHIITDLAMLEVKEGAFHLVERAPGVSVDEIREKTEGELVVNGDIPEMRI; this is translated from the coding sequence ATGGCACTAACCCGTGAACAGATTGCCATGCGAGTGGCGCAAGAATTTAAAGACGGCAGCTATGTGAACCTGGGCATCGGCATTCCGACCCTGGCCGCCAACTATGTCCCCGATGGCGTTGCGGTAATGCTGCAATCGGAAAACGGCCTACTCGGCATGGGCCGCTACCCCACCGAAGATGAAGTGGACGCCGATATGATCAACGCCGGTAAAGAAACCGTGACCGCCTCCGTAGGCGCGTCGATTTTCAGCTCGGCGGAAAGCTTTGCCATGATCCGCGGCGGCCATGTGGATTTCACCGTACTGGGTGCTTTCGAGGTGGACTGCAACGGTAACATCGCCTCCTGGATGATCCCCGGCAAGCTGGTAAAAGGCATGGGCGGCGCGATGGATTTGGTGGCCGGTGCCAAGAACATCATCGTCACCATGACTCACGCCGACAAACACGGTAACTCAAAGCTGCTTAAAGAATGTAAGCTGCCGCTGACCGGGGTTAACTGTATCACCCACATCATCACCGATCTGGCGATGCTGGAAGTCAAAGAAGGCGCCTTCCATCTGGTAGAGCGCGCACCGGGTGTATCCGTGGATGAAATCCGCGAAAAGACCGAAGGCGAACTGGTGGTTAACGGCGATATTCCGGAGATGCGTATTTAA
- the greA gene encoding transcription elongation factor GreA: MQQQIPMTAKGAAMLREELNELKSVKRPQIIEAISEAREHGDLKENAEYHAAREQQAFCEGRIQDIEAKLSNSQIIDVTKIPNNGKVIFGATVTLLDLDDDKEIKYQIVGDDEADIKSNLISVNSPIARGLIGKELDDVVSIKTPSGVVEYEITEVEYI, encoded by the coding sequence ATGCAACAACAAATACCAATGACTGCAAAGGGCGCGGCCATGCTGCGCGAAGAGCTCAATGAGCTGAAATCCGTGAAGCGGCCTCAGATTATCGAGGCGATTTCCGAGGCCCGTGAACATGGTGACCTCAAGGAAAACGCCGAGTATCACGCGGCCCGTGAACAGCAGGCGTTCTGCGAAGGACGGATACAGGACATCGAAGCTAAATTGTCTAACTCGCAGATCATCGATGTCACGAAGATCCCGAATAACGGCAAGGTGATTTTCGGTGCTACGGTGACCTTGCTGGATCTGGATGATGATAAGGAAATCAAATATCAGATCGTGGGGGATGATGAGGCCGATATTAAGAGTAACCTGATATCGGTGAATTCTCCTATTGCCAGGGGGCTTATCGGTAAAGAGCTGGACGATGTGGTATCGATTAAGACACCATCCGGTGTGGTGGAATATGAGATTACCGAAGTCGAGTATATTTAG
- a CDS encoding electron transfer flavoprotein subunit beta/FixA family protein translates to MKILVPIKRVIDYNVKVRVKSDNTGVDLANTKMAMNPFCEIAVEEAVRLKEAGKADEVVVVSIGDKACQEQLRTALALGADRAIQIEQEDALDSLNVAKLLQKLVEKEQPELVILGKQSIDSDNNQTGQMLAALLDWPQGTFASKVELGEGSVQVTREVDGGLQTVELDMPAIVTTDLRLNEPRYASLPNIMKAKRKPLETLSAEELGVELKNTVQTLKVTPPPERQGGIKVESVDELLDKLKNEAKVI, encoded by the coding sequence ATGAAGATACTGGTCCCTATCAAGCGCGTGATCGACTACAACGTCAAGGTCCGCGTTAAATCCGACAACACCGGGGTGGATCTGGCCAACACCAAGATGGCCATGAACCCTTTTTGTGAAATTGCCGTGGAAGAGGCGGTACGCCTGAAAGAAGCGGGCAAGGCCGACGAGGTGGTGGTGGTTTCCATCGGTGATAAAGCCTGTCAGGAACAGCTACGCACCGCGCTGGCACTGGGTGCCGATCGCGCCATCCAGATTGAGCAGGAAGACGCACTGGACTCCCTTAACGTTGCCAAGCTGCTGCAAAAACTGGTTGAGAAAGAGCAGCCAGAGCTGGTGATCCTGGGAAAACAGTCCATCGACTCGGATAACAACCAAACCGGTCAGATGCTTGCCGCGCTATTAGATTGGCCGCAGGGCACCTTTGCCTCCAAGGTCGAACTGGGCGAGGGCAGTGTGCAGGTGACCCGTGAAGTAGACGGCGGCCTGCAAACGGTGGAGCTGGATATGCCCGCCATTGTCACCACTGACCTGCGCTTAAACGAGCCTCGCTACGCCTCGTTGCCCAACATTATGAAAGCCAAGCGTAAGCCGCTGGAGACCTTAAGCGCCGAAGAGCTGGGAGTTGAGCTGAAAAACACCGTGCAGACACTTAAAGTCACGCCGCCGCCAGAGCGTCAGGGCGGTATCAAGGTGGAAAGCGTGGATGAGCTGTTGGATAAACTGAAAAACGAAGCGAAGGTGATTTAA
- a CDS encoding DEAD/DEAH box helicase yields MHFSELPLDHRLTQTLERKGFEEATEIQAKGIAPALQHKDLIVSSKTGSGKTLAYLIPAIQRVLRTKALSKKDPRVLILAPTRELAKQVFSQLKSLTDGIGLKSALVLGGENFNDQVKALRKDPQFVVGTAGRIADHLKDRSLFLNGLELLILDEADRMLDLGFSEQLKAIDAAADHRKRQTLMYSATLDNAELHELTREMLNAPQRISLGAAGEEHKDIEQKFIFADHIEHKEALLNALLKQQHFQQAIIFTATREDTDRLAKLVSEQGYKSMGLSGEQTQAQRSHIMSEFSRGHFKILVTTDVASRGLDLLKVSLVVNFDLPKQAEEYVHRVGRTGRAGNQGSAYSFVGPKDWNSFVAIRDFIHQQPEFTELDGLAAKFSGFKAKPNKRTGKWAKASQKGAQGNNGKTKQKKPVKRINTFAGEDVGDKPLLIKKKPRPKPEEE; encoded by the coding sequence TTGCACTTTTCTGAACTGCCCCTCGATCATCGCCTGACCCAAACTCTGGAGCGTAAAGGCTTCGAAGAAGCCACCGAGATCCAAGCCAAAGGCATTGCCCCGGCGCTGCAACATAAGGATCTTATCGTCTCTTCCAAGACCGGCTCCGGTAAGACACTGGCCTACCTGATTCCGGCCATTCAACGGGTGCTAAGAACCAAGGCGCTGAGCAAGAAAGACCCCAGAGTGCTGATTCTGGCCCCCACCCGCGAACTGGCTAAACAGGTGTTTTCCCAGCTTAAGAGCCTGACCGACGGTATCGGCCTGAAAAGCGCACTGGTACTGGGCGGCGAAAACTTTAACGATCAGGTTAAAGCCCTGCGCAAGGACCCTCAATTTGTGGTGGGCACGGCCGGGCGCATCGCCGATCACCTCAAAGACCGCAGCCTGTTCTTAAACGGGCTGGAGCTATTGATTCTGGACGAAGCCGACCGCATGCTGGATTTAGGCTTTAGTGAGCAGCTCAAGGCCATCGACGCCGCCGCTGACCACCGCAAGCGCCAGACCCTGATGTATTCAGCCACCCTGGATAACGCTGAACTGCACGAGCTGACCCGTGAGATGCTCAACGCGCCCCAGCGCATTTCTTTGGGTGCAGCCGGTGAAGAGCATAAAGACATCGAGCAGAAGTTTATCTTTGCCGATCATATCGAGCATAAAGAGGCCTTGCTGAACGCTCTGCTAAAACAGCAACACTTTCAGCAGGCGATCATCTTTACCGCCACCCGTGAAGATACCGACCGCCTCGCCAAGTTAGTGAGCGAGCAAGGTTACAAGAGCATGGGCCTGTCCGGTGAGCAAACCCAGGCGCAGCGCAGCCACATTATGAGTGAGTTCAGCCGCGGCCACTTTAAAATTCTGGTGACCACCGATGTGGCCTCGCGCGGCCTAGATCTGCTCAAAGTGTCTTTAGTGGTCAACTTCGACCTGCCAAAACAAGCCGAGGAATACGTCCACCGCGTCGGCCGTACCGGCCGTGCCGGTAATCAGGGCAGCGCCTACTCCTTTGTTGGCCCCAAAGACTGGAATAGCTTTGTCGCCATTCGCGACTTTATTCACCAACAGCCGGAATTTACCGAGCTAGACGGCCTGGCCGCCAAATTCAGCGGCTTTAAGGCGAAACCCAATAAGCGCACCGGCAAATGGGCCAAAGCCTCACAGAAAGGCGCTCAGGGTAATAACGGCAAGACAAAACAAAAGAAACCGGTCAAACGCATCAACACCTTCGCCGGTGAGGATGTGGGCGATAAGCCGCTGCTGATTAAGAAAAAGCCAAGGCCGAAACCCGAGGAAGAGTAA
- a CDS encoding electron transfer flavoprotein-ubiquinone oxidoreductase, with protein MERESMEFDVVIVGAGPAGLATACRLGQLAKDNDQELMICVVEKGSEVGAHILSGAVLDPKSLNELFPDWEKRGAPLNTPVTEDHIYLLKDDNKASKLPGFAVPKTLHNQGNYIVSMGNVCRWLAEQAEQLGVEIFPGFAAAEVLYNEDDQVVGVVTGDMGVSASGDEKDSFMPGMELKAKYTIFAEGARGHLGKDLIAHYQLDNDSDPQHYGIGFKEIWDVDPDKHQPGLVVHSAGWPLDDATGGGYLYHAENGQVLVGLIVDLNYANPYLSPFDEFQRMKHHPVFKQYLDGGKRVSYGARAIAKGGYHSLPRMTFPGGLLVGCEAGTLNVAKIKGNHTAMKSGMLAAESVFEALKDGKEQTELTQFTEQFEQSWLYNELYSCRNFGPAMHKLGQFWGGAFNTIDQNWFGGKLPVNFHDTQPDYAAMQTVEQAEKIDYPKPDGKLSFDKPSSVFLSNTNHEEDQPCHLQLKDSSIPIQVNLPKYAEPAQRYCPAGVYEVVEDDNGEKQFQINAQNCVHCKTCDIKDPSQNINWVVPEGAGGPNYPNM; from the coding sequence GTGGAAAGAGAATCCATGGAGTTTGATGTAGTCATCGTCGGGGCCGGTCCGGCCGGACTGGCTACCGCCTGTCGATTGGGCCAACTGGCCAAAGACAATGATCAGGAACTGATGATCTGTGTGGTCGAAAAAGGCTCCGAGGTGGGTGCCCATATCCTGTCCGGCGCGGTACTGGACCCTAAGTCGTTAAATGAACTCTTTCCTGACTGGGAGAAACGCGGCGCACCACTGAATACCCCGGTCACCGAAGATCACATCTACCTGCTCAAAGACGACAACAAGGCCAGCAAACTGCCTGGCTTTGCCGTGCCAAAGACGTTGCATAATCAGGGCAATTACATCGTCAGCATGGGTAATGTCTGTCGCTGGCTGGCCGAACAGGCCGAACAGCTAGGCGTTGAGATCTTCCCCGGCTTTGCCGCTGCCGAAGTGCTGTATAACGAAGACGATCAGGTCGTGGGTGTGGTAACCGGTGATATGGGTGTCAGCGCCTCCGGTGACGAAAAAGACAGCTTTATGCCGGGCATGGAGCTAAAAGCCAAGTACACCATTTTTGCCGAAGGCGCCCGGGGCCACCTGGGCAAAGATCTGATCGCCCATTATCAGTTGGATAACGACAGCGATCCGCAGCACTACGGCATCGGCTTTAAGGAAATCTGGGATGTGGATCCGGACAAGCACCAGCCAGGTTTGGTGGTACACAGCGCGGGCTGGCCGCTGGATGACGCCACCGGTGGTGGTTACCTGTACCACGCCGAAAACGGCCAGGTGTTGGTGGGTCTGATCGTGGATCTTAATTATGCCAACCCTTACCTGAGCCCCTTCGATGAATTTCAGCGCATGAAGCACCACCCGGTGTTTAAGCAGTACCTGGATGGCGGCAAGCGAGTGTCTTATGGGGCCCGGGCCATTGCCAAGGGCGGCTATCATTCGCTGCCCAGGATGACCTTCCCTGGCGGCCTCTTGGTGGGCTGTGAGGCTGGCACCCTGAATGTGGCAAAAATCAAAGGTAATCATACGGCCATGAAATCCGGTATGCTCGCCGCAGAGTCGGTGTTTGAGGCTCTAAAGGACGGCAAAGAGCAAACCGAACTGACGCAGTTCACCGAACAGTTCGAGCAATCCTGGCTTTATAACGAACTGTACTCCTGCCGTAACTTTGGTCCGGCCATGCATAAGCTGGGGCAGTTCTGGGGAGGCGCGTTTAATACCATCGACCAGAACTGGTTTGGCGGCAAACTACCGGTCAACTTCCATGATACTCAACCTGATTACGCTGCCATGCAGACAGTGGAGCAGGCAGAGAAGATTGATTACCCCAAGCCGGACGGCAAACTGAGTTTCGATAAGCCCTCGTCGGTATTCTTGTCGAACACCAATCACGAAGAGGATCAGCCCTGTCATTTGCAACTGAAAGACAGCAGCATTCCGATTCAGGTCAACCTGCCGAAGTACGCCGAACCAGCCCAGCGCTACTGCCCTGCCGGCGTGTATGAGGTAGTAGAAGACGATAATGGCGAGAAACAATTTCAGATCAACGCGCAAAATTGCGTGCATTGTAAGACCTGTGATATCAAGGATCCCAGCCAGAACATCAACTGGGTGGTGCCTGAGGGCGCTGGCGGGCCAAATTATCCTAATATGTAA
- a CDS encoding GGDEF domain-containing protein, translating into MEIIGRLLDGSLMPHGHCLLWRGDLLLMHVGGDLLTTLAYFTIPIALIILVRKRDDLEFDSIFLMFAAFIFLCGVTHLLSLVNVWHGYYFLEGIAKSLTGLVSVATAIMIWRLIPKALAIPSNKTLREKNHQLDAAHQELINLNASLERQVKQRTLQLEKLASTDPLTNLVNRRTIVATLESEMERAERYDVALSIIMIDMDDFKRVNDEHGHLVGDKLLQTAAKGVQQFIRKTDRVGRYGGEEFLAVVPHCDADNAARLAERIRYKMATISIPLESREALQTSCSLGVAQYQPGWDMNEFIDYADKALYKAKHSGKNQVSVYSSETKNGAE; encoded by the coding sequence ATGGAGATCATCGGACGGCTTCTTGATGGGAGCTTAATGCCTCATGGACATTGTCTGCTGTGGCGCGGCGATCTCTTGCTGATGCATGTTGGCGGCGACCTGCTCACCACCCTGGCCTACTTCACCATTCCGATAGCACTGATTATTCTTGTCAGAAAACGCGACGATCTGGAATTCGACAGTATCTTTTTAATGTTCGCCGCGTTTATCTTCCTCTGCGGCGTCACCCATCTGCTGTCGCTGGTAAACGTCTGGCACGGCTACTACTTTCTCGAAGGCATCGCCAAGAGCTTAACCGGCCTTGTGTCAGTGGCTACCGCTATCATGATTTGGCGCCTGATTCCAAAGGCCCTGGCGATTCCCAGTAATAAGACCCTGAGAGAAAAAAACCACCAGCTCGACGCTGCTCATCAGGAGCTGATCAACTTAAACGCCTCACTGGAGCGTCAGGTCAAACAGCGTACTTTGCAACTGGAGAAGCTGGCCAGCACCGATCCCTTAACCAATCTGGTCAACCGCCGCACTATTGTGGCGACGCTGGAAAGTGAGATGGAACGTGCCGAGCGTTACGATGTGGCCTTGAGCATCATTATGATCGACATGGACGACTTTAAACGGGTCAATGATGAGCATGGCCACCTGGTGGGCGATAAGCTATTGCAAACCGCCGCCAAGGGCGTTCAGCAATTCATTCGCAAAACCGATCGCGTCGGGCGTTACGGTGGTGAGGAGTTTTTGGCCGTCGTTCCGCACTGCGATGCTGATAATGCTGCACGCCTGGCCGAGCGCATCCGATACAAGATGGCGACGATATCCATTCCTTTAGAATCTCGTGAGGCGCTGCAGACCAGTTGCAGCCTGGGTGTCGCCCAGTATCAACCTGGCTGGGATATGAACGAGTTTATCGACTACGCCGATAAGGCTCTCTATAAGGCAAAACATTCCGGTAAGAATCAGGTTAGTGTTTATAGCTCTGAAACAAAAAACGGCGCTGAATAG